One region of Zingiber officinale cultivar Zhangliang chromosome 7B, Zo_v1.1, whole genome shotgun sequence genomic DNA includes:
- the LOC122005956 gene encoding probable LRR receptor-like serine/threonine-protein kinase PAM74 encodes MRYMKEIVLDEYHQLEMKFATSKNKQYYNQSQYDEARSEWSEFVYFYIGEAGFPALTWTQRLQIAYQAALGLNFLHTGCNPPIVHRDVKSSNILLDSNLEAKITDFGISKVWNENDTDETTVVVGTPGYLDPEYAVTCHFSDVSDVYCFGIILLEMLTGQPPIIRGPEVQQHIVQWISIKSYR; translated from the exons atgcggtacatgaaagagatagtcttggatgaaTATCACCAATTGGAGAtgaag TTTGcaacatcaaaaaacaaacagtattacaatcaatctcagtatgatgaagccagaagtgaatggagcgaattcgtCTACTTCTATATAG GTGAAGCTGGGTTTCCTGCGTTGACATGGACACAGAGGCTCCAAATTGCATACCAAGCTGCACTAG GATTGAACTTTTTGCATACGGGATGCAACCCACCAATAGTTCATAGGGATGTGAAGAGCTCAAACATTCTCTTGGATTCAAATTTAGAGGCTAAAATTACAGATTTTGGAATTTCCAAGGTATGGAATGAGAATGACACTGATGAAACCACAGTAGTGGTTGGGACACCAGGGTATCTTGACCCAGA GTATGCCGTTACTTGCCACTTCAGTGATGTGAGTGATGTTTATTGCTTTGGGATAATCCTTCTGGAAATGCTTACTGGCCAACCTCCAATAATTCGTGGCCCAGAAGTGCAACAACACATTGTTCAATGGATATCTATTAAGAGTTACCGGTGA